One genomic window of Campylobacter fetus subsp. fetus includes the following:
- the nifJ gene encoding pyruvate:ferredoxin (flavodoxin) oxidoreductase: MDKVMKTMDGNEAAAYAAYAFTEVAGIYPITPSSPMADYTDIWASQGKKNIFGMPVKVVEMQSEAGAAGTVHGSLQVGALTTTYTAAQGLLLKIPNMYKIAGQMLPGVIHVAARSIAAQALSIFGDHQDVYACRQTGFAMLATGSVQEVMDLAGVAHLAAIKGRVPFLHFFDGFRTSHEIQKVEVIDYSVFDKLVDKEAIQKFRDESMNPESPKTRGTAQNDDIYFQTRELVNKFYDDLPDVVAHYMDEISKETKREYKPFVYYGDKKPDRVVIAMGSVTQTLEEVVDYLRSKGEKVGIVKVHLYRPFSLKYFFDVIPKSVKKIAVLDRTKEPGSLGEPLYLDIKAAYYGSKKSPTIVGGRYGLSSKDVDPAQMVAVFENLKQDEPKNNFTVGINDDVTNLSLEVGDKISLSDDDCIECLFYGLGADGTVGANKNSIKIIGDKTDLYAQAYFAYDSKKSGGYTRSHLRFGKKPIRSTYLVSNPHFVACSVAAYLDIYDVVDGLRDGGTFLLNSIWDADETVKRIPNKVKRLLAQKKANFYILNATKLAYDIGLGNRTNTIMQSAFFKLANIIDFKDAQNYMKEYAKKTYAKKGDKIVEMNYAAIDQGADKLVEIKVDPKWAKLKDEVISENKYIGDDFIEKVVKPMNAARGDDLPVSVFLGYEDGGFEAGTTEYEKRGVGVMVPKWIEENCIQCNQCAFVCPHAVIRPFLIDEKELSAAPKGVKSHVLDAKGKEIKEFKYKIQVSPLDCTGCELCAQNCPSKEKSLVMVPLGEEMDKGEQENADYLFKNVKYKDDLMSKDSVKGATFAQPLFEFHGACPGCGETPYITLVTRLFGEHMMVANATGCSSIYGGSAPSMPYRKSNKNGHGVAWANSLFEDNAEFGMGMEVATETIRHRIENIMRDTMDKVPNALAALYKDWIEFKGDITKTAQIRDMLVPLLEANKKVDGVKDLLSLKKYISRKSQWIIGGDGWAYDIGYGGLDHVLASGENVNVLVLDTEVYSNTGGQSSKSSRSGSVAQFTSSGKAVQKKDLGQIAMTYGNIFVAQINSNASQANVVKAIAAAEAYNGPSLVIAYSPCIAHGIKGGLSLSGDQAELATKCGYWPTFIYDPRLVKEGKNPLKITSKEPEWDRYEEFLLNEVRYNSLKKLNPEHAAELFSQNKADSQRRYRQLRRLANADFSDELA, from the coding sequence ATGGATAAAGTTATGAAGACAATGGACGGTAATGAGGCTGCTGCATACGCGGCTTATGCTTTCACTGAAGTAGCAGGTATTTATCCTATAACGCCTAGTTCCCCTATGGCTGATTATACTGATATTTGGGCTTCTCAAGGTAAAAAAAATATTTTTGGTATGCCTGTTAAAGTTGTGGAGATGCAAAGTGAAGCAGGAGCTGCTGGAACTGTGCATGGAAGCTTGCAAGTCGGTGCCCTTACTACTACTTATACTGCTGCTCAAGGTTTATTATTAAAAATTCCAAATATGTATAAAATAGCAGGACAGATGCTTCCGGGCGTTATTCATGTGGCTGCACGTTCTATAGCTGCTCAGGCTCTTTCTATATTTGGCGATCATCAAGATGTTTATGCCTGTAGACAAACAGGTTTTGCCATGCTTGCAACAGGTTCGGTTCAAGAGGTGATGGATCTAGCAGGAGTTGCCCACTTGGCTGCTATTAAAGGTCGCGTACCGTTTTTACATTTCTTTGATGGATTTAGAACAAGCCATGAAATTCAGAAAGTTGAAGTTATTGATTACTCTGTTTTTGATAAGTTAGTAGATAAAGAAGCTATTCAAAAATTTCGCGACGAAAGTATGAATCCAGAGAGTCCAAAAACAAGAGGAACTGCTCAAAATGATGATATATACTTTCAGACAAGAGAGTTGGTAAATAAATTTTATGATGATCTTCCAGATGTGGTAGCTCACTATATGGATGAAATTTCAAAAGAGACAAAACGAGAGTATAAACCATTTGTATATTATGGAGATAAAAAGCCTGATCGTGTTGTTATAGCTATGGGTTCGGTTACGCAAACTTTAGAAGAAGTTGTTGATTATTTAAGAAGCAAAGGCGAGAAAGTAGGTATAGTAAAAGTACATCTATATAGACCTTTTAGTTTGAAATATTTCTTTGATGTGATTCCAAAATCTGTTAAAAAAATAGCTGTTTTAGATAGAACAAAAGAGCCAGGAAGTCTTGGAGAGCCGCTATATCTTGATATAAAAGCAGCGTATTATGGAAGTAAAAAATCCCCAACTATAGTCGGAGGTAGATATGGACTTAGCTCAAAAGACGTAGATCCTGCTCAGATGGTGGCAGTATTTGAAAATTTAAAACAAGATGAGCCAAAAAACAACTTCACAGTAGGTATAAATGATGATGTAACAAATTTATCTTTAGAAGTTGGAGATAAAATATCACTTAGCGACGATGACTGTATAGAGTGCTTATTTTATGGACTTGGCGCAGATGGAACTGTCGGAGCAAATAAAAACTCAATCAAAATTATAGGCGATAAAACCGATCTTTATGCACAAGCTTACTTTGCATATGATAGTAAAAAATCAGGCGGCTATACAAGAAGTCACTTAAGATTCGGTAAAAAACCTATCCGCTCAACTTATCTAGTATCAAATCCTCATTTTGTAGCGTGCTCCGTTGCTGCATATCTTGATATTTATGATGTTGTAGATGGATTAAGAGATGGAGGAACGTTTTTACTTAACTCAATCTGGGATGCCGATGAAACAGTAAAAAGAATTCCAAATAAAGTAAAACGTTTATTAGCTCAGAAAAAAGCAAATTTCTATATACTTAATGCTACAAAATTGGCTTATGATATAGGTCTTGGTAATCGTACAAATACAATTATGCAATCGGCGTTTTTTAAACTTGCAAATATTATCGACTTTAAAGATGCTCAAAACTATATGAAAGAGTATGCTAAAAAAACATATGCTAAAAAAGGCGATAAGATAGTTGAGATGAACTATGCAGCCATAGATCAAGGCGCTGATAAATTAGTTGAAATTAAAGTAGATCCAAAATGGGCAAAATTAAAAGATGAAGTTATAAGTGAAAATAAATATATAGGTGACGATTTTATAGAAAAAGTAGTAAAACCTATGAACGCAGCACGCGGAGACGATCTTCCTGTTTCGGTATTTTTGGGTTATGAAGACGGTGGATTCGAAGCTGGTACGACAGAATATGAAAAGCGCGGCGTAGGTGTTATGGTTCCAAAATGGATAGAGGAAAATTGTATCCAGTGTAATCAATGCGCTTTTGTGTGTCCTCACGCAGTTATTAGACCTTTTCTTATAGATGAAAAAGAGCTAAGCGCTGCTCCTAAAGGTGTAAAATCTCATGTTTTAGATGCAAAAGGGAAAGAGATAAAAGAGTTCAAGTATAAAATTCAAGTAAGTCCTCTTGATTGTACAGGTTGCGAACTTTGTGCTCAAAACTGCCCTAGCAAAGAGAAATCTCTTGTTATGGTTCCACTTGGTGAAGAGATGGATAAAGGTGAGCAAGAAAATGCCGATTATCTATTTAAAAATGTAAAATATAAAGATGACTTGATGAGTAAAGACAGCGTGAAAGGAGCTACATTTGCTCAGCCGTTGTTTGAATTTCACGGTGCATGCCCTGGATGTGGAGAGACTCCTTATATAACTTTGGTCACAAGATTATTCGGAGAGCATATGATGGTAGCAAACGCTACTGGATGCAGCTCGATTTACGGAGGTTCTGCACCATCTATGCCTTATCGTAAGTCAAATAAAAACGGTCATGGCGTAGCTTGGGCAAATTCGCTTTTTGAAGATAATGCTGAGTTCGGTATGGGCATGGAAGTAGCAACTGAAACTATACGCCACCGCATAGAAAATATTATGCGAGATACCATGGATAAAGTGCCAAATGCACTTGCAGCTCTTTATAAAGATTGGATTGAGTTTAAAGGAGATATCACAAAAACAGCTCAAATAAGAGATATGTTAGTGCCGCTTCTTGAAGCGAATAAAAAAGTTGATGGAGTAAAAGATCTTCTTAGCTTGAAAAAATATATATCTCGCAAATCTCAATGGATAATAGGCGGCGATGGTTGGGCTTATGATATAGGATATGGCGGACTTGATCATGTTTTAGCAAGCGGTGAGAATGTCAATGTTTTAGTTCTTGATACTGAAGTTTATTCAAACACTGGAGGACAAAGCTCAAAATCTAGCCGTAGTGGTTCTGTCGCACAATTTACATCTAGCGGTAAAGCGGTTCAAAAGAAAGATTTAGGACAAATCGCTATGACATACGGAAATATTTTCGTAGCACAAATCAATTCAAACGCAAGTCAAGCAAATGTAGTAAAAGCTATAGCTGCGGCAGAAGCTTATAATGGGCCAAGCCTTGTTATAGCGTATTCCCCTTGTATAGCTCACGGTATTAAAGGCGGCTTATCTTTATCTGGAGATCAAGCAGAACTTGCTACAAAATGCGGTTATTGGCCTACATTTATCTATGATCCGCGTTTAGTAAAAGAAGGAAAAAATCCTCTTAAGATCACGTCTAAAGAACCAGAGTGGGATAGATATGAAGAGTTTTTACTAAATGAAGTTCGCTATAATTCGCTTAAAAAGCTAAATCCAGAACATGCAGCTGAATTATTTAGTCAAAATAAAGCAGATTCGCAAAGAAGATATCGTCAGTTAAGACGTCTTGCAAATGCTGATTTCAGCGATGAATTAGCATAA
- a CDS encoding ABC transporter substrate-binding protein, producing the protein MKKISLVASIALVAATSLMAKEIKIGVVMPITGAVAAYGQTAWAGIEMANKLEPTLKNGDTLKLILVDNKGDKVETTTATTRLVSDDKVTGLIGAMVTGNTQQVLQIADEKKVPMIAPAATADKLLDRAKYGARVTFMDSFQGTSFATYAAKSLGLKTAVVVVDQSTSYSIGLAKAFKKQYEKDGGKVLKELKISSGDKDFKAIVSQIGSLNPSIVYMPFYHPEAALVVRQARQIGLKTQFASGDGVSNDTFIELAGDASNGYFYTDAFDSSNPPTDKSKEFVAAYTKEKGDGNVPGFTALGADSYFLMVDAMNRCENPEDRECVNKKIKETKNFEGVSGIINIDSKGNAIRSVVIKEVKDGRAVYKDTVNP; encoded by the coding sequence ATGAAGAAAATTTCACTTGTAGCATCTATTGCTTTAGTAGCTGCTACTTCGTTGATGGCAAAAGAGATTAAAATAGGCGTTGTTATGCCTATCACAGGAGCTGTTGCAGCATATGGTCAAACAGCGTGGGCAGGTATAGAGATGGCGAATAAATTAGAGCCAACTTTAAAAAATGGAGATACGCTAAAGTTAATTTTGGTAGATAATAAAGGTGATAAGGTAGAAACCACAACAGCTACTACAAGACTAGTAAGTGATGATAAAGTTACTGGCTTAATAGGAGCCATGGTCACTGGAAATACTCAGCAAGTGCTTCAAATAGCAGATGAGAAAAAAGTACCTATGATAGCTCCAGCAGCAACTGCCGATAAACTGCTTGACCGCGCAAAATACGGTGCTCGAGTTACTTTTATGGACTCTTTTCAAGGTACTAGCTTTGCTACTTACGCTGCTAAAAGTTTAGGCTTAAAAACTGCAGTGGTTGTAGTAGATCAATCGACTTCTTATTCGATCGGACTTGCAAAAGCATTTAAAAAACAGTATGAAAAAGATGGCGGAAAAGTTTTAAAAGAACTTAAGATAAGTAGCGGAGATAAAGATTTCAAAGCTATAGTATCTCAAATAGGAAGTTTAAATCCAAGTATAGTGTATATGCCGTTTTACCATCCTGAGGCAGCTTTGGTAGTGCGCCAAGCAAGACAAATAGGCTTAAAAACTCAATTTGCAAGCGGCGATGGCGTATCAAATGATACGTTTATAGAGCTTGCTGGAGATGCTTCGAATGGATACTTTTATACGGATGCGTTTGATAGTTCAAATCCCCCAACAGATAAAAGCAAAGAGTTTGTGGCTGCTTATACTAAAGAAAAAGGCGATGGAAATGTTCCTGGATTTACTGCTTTAGGTGCTGATTCATATTTTTTGATGGTGGATGCCATGAATAGATGCGAGAATCCAGAAGATAGAGAATGTGTTAATAAAAAGATCAAAGAGACCAAAAATTTTGAAGGTGTTTCTGGTATTATAAACATAGATTCTAAAGGAAATGCTATCCGTTCAGTCGTTATAAAAGAGGTAAAGGATGGGAGAGCTGTATATAAAGATACCGTGAATCCTTAA
- a CDS encoding HAD family hydrolase, with protein MPKTTILFDLDGTLIDSTSSILNGFHSAFSKFGFAQPNDEQICSLIGHPLDYMFCSLGVPNSLVLNFADTYKEAYRKTYLEQTKLLDGAKEAVELASNIADIGVVTTKTSKYSICLLEHLGIGKYFQTVVGKDDVINPKPHPEPILKALSNLNKSNQNAYMIGDTSMDAMAAKGANIISIGVSCGYEKIDNLFKICDWVEKNPKEVVERVNIISNL; from the coding sequence TTGCCAAAAACCACTATATTGTTTGATTTAGACGGTACTTTGATAGACTCTACAAGTTCTATTTTAAATGGATTCCACTCTGCGTTTTCTAAATTTGGATTTGCTCAGCCAAATGATGAGCAAATTTGCTCTTTAATTGGTCATCCTCTTGATTATATGTTTTGCTCTCTCGGAGTTCCAAATAGCCTTGTTTTGAATTTTGCAGATACCTATAAAGAAGCATATAGAAAAACGTATTTAGAGCAAACAAAGCTTTTAGACGGTGCTAAAGAAGCCGTAGAATTAGCTAGCAATATAGCTGATATCGGCGTTGTAACTACTAAAACTTCAAAATACTCTATTTGTTTATTAGAGCATCTTGGTATAGGAAAATACTTTCAAACAGTAGTAGGCAAAGATGATGTTATAAATCCAAAACCTCATCCAGAACCTATATTAAAAGCTCTTTCAAATTTAAATAAATCAAATCAAAATGCTTATATGATAGGAGATACTTCTATGGACGCTATGGCAGCTAAAGGCGCAAATATAATTAGTATAGGAGTTAGCTGCGGATACGAGAAGATCGATAATTTATTTAAAATTTGTGATTGGGTAGAAAAAAATCCAAAAGAAGTGGTCGAGCGCGTAAATATCATTTCAAATTTATAA
- a CDS encoding DUF5416 family protein, translating to MDKAFIIEEILDDSATDATTAAYSGNFNEYKITASKHMQGFYIISDIVKNRDETNIFDNSIKMFVFKDCVKSFDELILNLESNPKNKVRFSNSLTIDNGNISDIKVYIFGFDETKDSFLFDPNKFPRNAVYKYRISKDEFHAHMSLNLDQRLAKNFIESFAFSSDYGFENKKISVIINEIYRYEIL from the coding sequence ATGGACAAAGCATTTATCATAGAAGAAATTTTAGATGATAGCGCAACAGACGCTACAACTGCCGCTTATAGCGGAAATTTTAATGAGTATAAAATCACCGCTTCAAAGCATATGCAAGGGTTTTATATCATTTCAGATATTGTTAAAAATAGAGATGAGACAAATATTTTTGATAATTCTATAAAAATGTTTGTTTTCAAAGATTGTGTGAAAAGTTTTGATGAGTTGATTTTAAATTTAGAATCAAATCCTAAAAACAAAGTACGATTTTCCAATAGTTTGACTATAGATAATGGTAATATTTCAGATATCAAAGTCTATATTTTTGGTTTTGATGAGACCAAAGATAGCTTTTTATTTGATCCAAATAAATTTCCACGCAATGCTGTTTATAAGTATAGGATCTCAAAAGATGAGTTTCATGCTCATATGAGTCTGAATTTAGATCAAAGATTGGCTAAAAACTTTATAGAATCTTTTGCTTTTAGTAGCGATTATGGATTTGAAAATAAGAAAATATCTGTTATAATAAATGAAATTTATAGATATGAGATATTATAA
- a CDS encoding mechanosensitive ion channel family protein yields the protein MDFIQNIDYMSVLALSSKYAIKFIVSILIFFIGKWIISKLAIVLEKIIRRTKIDPMLGNFVINSARTMLFIFVILAALSNLGIETTSFVAVLGAVGLAIGMAFKDTFGNVGAGVLIIFFKPFKLGDNIEIGGSVGVASDLNLFSTCLRTGDNKIIIIPNSQVISSRIINYSLSPTRRVDLVFGIDYKDDLKLARDIILDIAEKKDTILKDPAPFVGVLSLGDNSVNLTAKFWTNNENYWSVYHQMLEEVKLAFDENGISIPFPQVVTHHVYEKQ from the coding sequence ATGGATTTTATACAAAACATTGACTATATGAGCGTACTTGCACTTAGTAGTAAGTACGCTATTAAATTTATAGTATCCATTCTTATCTTTTTTATCGGCAAGTGGATCATATCCAAACTTGCCATTGTTCTTGAAAAAATAATCAGACGAACAAAAATAGACCCTATGCTTGGTAATTTTGTAATAAATAGTGCTAGAACTATGTTGTTTATATTTGTTATCTTAGCGGCTCTTTCAAATTTAGGCATAGAAACTACGTCTTTTGTGGCTGTTTTGGGTGCTGTGGGTTTGGCTATAGGTATGGCGTTTAAAGATACATTTGGAAATGTAGGAGCAGGAGTTCTTATTATCTTTTTTAAGCCGTTCAAATTAGGCGACAACATCGAAATAGGCGGTTCGGTTGGAGTTGCTAGTGATCTAAATTTATTTAGCACATGCCTTAGAACCGGAGATAATAAAATAATAATTATCCCAAACTCGCAAGTTATATCTTCGCGCATTATAAATTATTCTTTGAGTCCTACTAGGAGAGTTGATCTTGTTTTTGGGATAGATTATAAAGACGATTTAAAGTTGGCAAGAGATATTATTTTAGATATAGCAGAAAAGAAAGATACTATTTTAAAAGATCCGGCACCATTTGTCGGCGTACTTAGTTTAGGCGATAATAGTGTAAATTTAACTGCAAAGTTTTGGACAAACAATGAGAATTACTGGAGCGTTTATCATCAGATGTTAGAAGAAGTTAAGCTTGCATTTGATGAAAATGGCATTTCTATACCTTTTCCTCAGGTTGTTACGCATCACGTTTATGAAAAACAATAG
- a CDS encoding c-type cytochrome, with product MNFLKKPLLFICLACFMYAADLADDSSYVIEAKGDFGKELKALVEKYAKDENVSINVYKKSPQDNSGGFINIGVDKNRAYNASKGEELYNANCKHCHGDKGTSRAMGVSQRLADMSAEDISASMSGYNSDPTFGGKLKYIMQPMAKNVNFSQVGDIIAYIKGNDAFAIEDNIKNSNISTKPTQQGSYLE from the coding sequence ATGAATTTTCTTAAAAAACCGTTACTTTTCATCTGTCTCGCATGTTTTATGTATGCTGCTGATCTAGCTGATGATAGTAGCTATGTTATAGAAGCTAAAGGTGATTTTGGCAAAGAGCTTAAGGCTCTTGTGGAAAAGTACGCAAAAGATGAAAACGTATCGATAAATGTCTATAAAAAATCTCCACAAGATAATAGCGGTGGATTTATAAATATAGGAGTAGATAAAAATAGAGCTTACAATGCTAGTAAAGGTGAAGAGCTTTATAATGCAAATTGCAAGCATTGCCATGGAGACAAAGGAACAAGTAGGGCTATGGGAGTATCTCAGCGTTTAGCCGACATGAGTGCAGAAGATATTTCTGCATCTATGTCTGGTTATAATTCAGATCCTACTTTTGGCGGTAAATTAAAATATATTATGCAGCCTATGGCAAAAAATGTAAATTTTTCTCAAGTCGGAGATATAATAGCCTATATAAAAGGAAATGACGCATTTGCCATTGAAGATAATATAAAAAATAGCAATATAAGTACAAAGCCTACTCAACAAGGAAGTTATCTTGAGTAG
- a CDS encoding OmpA family protein: MKKIALAICVASALFGANAYNYEFTPVVGYAHPEGTQGIDDQNFVGLRIARNLDEFLLSQIELGFDYAKNVSFEHKNGVPVGFETDVTRYYLNLVKDFAITDTISVYGLIGVGYQDFTREANDVEDGGFAQAGLGLKYKITDNFALKAEARDALDWNNGSNTFLYTLGFAVGFGESRSAAPAPVLVEEQPAPAPTKIVPAIGDEDGDGVLDNVDRCPGTPKGVVVDEYGCEKVIRLSLKANFAFDSAKVTPEYEAKIKEVADVMVANPEYRVILEGHTDSTGPEDYNKKLSVKRADAVAATLEKMGVSKNKITTVGFGEEQPIASNATKEGRAENRRVEAKFRNK, translated from the coding sequence GTCGCGTCAGCTCTTTTTGGTGCCAACGCTTATAACTATGAATTTACTCCAGTTGTTGGGTATGCTCATCCAGAAGGTACTCAGGGCATAGACGATCAAAATTTTGTAGGTCTTAGAATCGCAAGAAACCTTGATGAGTTTTTACTAAGTCAAATTGAGCTTGGTTTTGATTATGCAAAAAATGTTAGTTTTGAGCATAAAAATGGTGTGCCCGTAGGCTTTGAAACTGATGTTACAAGATATTATTTAAATTTAGTAAAAGATTTTGCTATTACCGATACTATCTCTGTTTATGGACTAATTGGTGTTGGTTATCAAGATTTTACTAGAGAAGCCAATGATGTAGAAGATGGTGGATTTGCTCAAGCTGGTTTGGGCCTAAAATACAAAATTACAGATAATTTTGCTTTAAAAGCAGAGGCCAGAGATGCACTTGATTGGAATAATGGATCAAATACGTTTTTATACACTTTAGGTTTTGCAGTTGGATTTGGCGAGTCTAGATCGGCAGCTCCGGCTCCTGTTTTGGTAGAAGAGCAACCAGCTCCAGCGCCTACTAAAATAGTTCCTGCCATAGGTGATGAAGACGGCGATGGCGTTTTAGATAACGTAGATAGATGTCCTGGAACTCCAAAAGGAGTTGTTGTAGATGAATATGGATGTGAGAAAGTGATCCGTTTAAGTTTAAAAGCAAATTTTGCATTCGATAGTGCAAAAGTTACTCCTGAATATGAAGCAAAAATTAAAGAAGTTGCAGATGTTATGGTAGCAAATCCAGAATATAGAGTGATTTTAGAAGGTCACACAGATAGCACTGGACCTGAAGATTATAATAAAAAACTATCTGTCAAAAGAGCAGATGCAGTAGCGGCAACTTTAGAAAAAATGGGTGTTAGTAAAAATAAAATTACAACAGTTGGATTTGGCGAAGAACAACCTATAGCGTCAAACGCTACAAAAGAAGGACGTGCTGAAAATCGCCGCGTTGAAGCTAAATTTAGAAATAAATAG
- a CDS encoding major outer membrane protein: MKLVKMSLAAIVAAGALTSVASATPLEEAIKNVDVSGFARYRFDSTKVDANGNQGSDTKASHRFTSYVDFKTALDDNFFAVLGLRYDSKDVSGDHITGGQTQVGVNDAGAEDFGQTFNVRQFLLGYKAGNTTIQAGRQVLGTFFTDDMVGTGIKVLNTDITGLTLAAVAFDDLQNDPDIGSRGLVVNGSHTYQNNLYGVAAIGSYDPVSFQLWYAMLENVTDLYAIDVAINFDATADLNLGLHGQFAGSSIDSDFKRGTNNAADDANLWAIEATAEGFGIDFSAGYIDFSADKDKVSVVSYEDAGSFIKPGEDLLDYTLFNGENKYWFITAGYTFLEKYRVGVDYIDGENKTNILKTDKTELVGRVSYAYSKKLNFKAWWSHITEEPDNAGKDKTDHFRFEAKYSF, from the coding sequence ATGAAATTAGTTAAAATGAGCTTAGCCGCTATAGTAGCTGCCGGTGCTCTTACAAGTGTTGCGTCTGCAACTCCACTTGAGGAAGCTATAAAAAATGTTGATGTATCTGGTTTTGCTAGATATAGATTTGATAGCACAAAAGTTGATGCAAATGGTAATCAAGGCAGTGATACAAAAGCTAGCCATAGATTTACATCTTACGTAGATTTCAAAACTGCTTTAGATGACAATTTTTTCGCTGTTTTAGGTCTTAGATATGATAGCAAAGATGTTTCAGGTGATCATATAACAGGCGGACAAACACAAGTTGGTGTTAATGACGCAGGTGCTGAGGATTTTGGTCAAACTTTCAATGTTAGACAATTCCTATTAGGATACAAAGCCGGTAATACAACTATCCAAGCTGGTCGCCAAGTTCTTGGAACATTCTTTACTGATGATATGGTAGGAACAGGTATTAAAGTACTTAATACAGATATCACAGGTTTAACTCTTGCTGCCGTTGCTTTTGATGATTTACAAAATGATCCAGATATCGGAAGTAGAGGTCTAGTAGTAAATGGCTCACATACTTACCAAAATAACCTTTATGGCGTAGCTGCTATCGGTTCTTATGATCCAGTTAGCTTCCAACTATGGTATGCTATGCTTGAAAATGTTACTGATCTATACGCTATAGACGTTGCAATAAATTTTGATGCAACTGCTGATTTAAATCTTGGATTGCACGGACAATTCGCTGGCTCAAGCATAGATAGCGATTTCAAAAGAGGTACAAACAACGCAGCAGATGATGCTAATTTATGGGCTATCGAAGCAACTGCTGAAGGATTTGGTATAGACTTTAGCGCTGGTTATATAGACTTCTCAGCTGATAAAGATAAAGTTTCTGTTGTATCTTATGAGGATGCTGGTTCATTTATAAAACCAGGCGAGGATCTATTAGACTATACATTATTCAATGGTGAGAACAAATACTGGTTCATTACTGCAGGATATACTTTCTTAGAGAAATATAGAGTAGGTGTTGATTACATCGATGGTGAAAATAAAACAAATATTCTTAAAACAGACAAAACAGAGTTAGTCGGTAGAGTTAGCTATGCATATAGCAAAAAACTTAATTTTAAAGCTTGGTGGTCACATATAACTGAAGAGCCAGACAATGCTGGTAAAGATAAAACTGATCACTTCAGATTTGAAGCTAAATACTCATTCTAA
- a CDS encoding major outer membrane protein, whose amino-acid sequence MKLVKMSLAAVVATCALSTVASATPLEEAIKNVDVSGFAMYRFDSAQSDMNGKDTKAYHRFKSDFNFKAALDDNFFGVVGFRYDSRDVSGDHITGGQTNVGQQDVGFDNYGQTFNVRQFLLGYKAGNTTIQAGRQVLGTFFTDDMVGTGIKVLNTDITGLTLAAIAFDDLQLDTNIGTKGLVVNGSHTYQNNLYGVAAIGSYDPVSFQLWYAMLENVTDLYAIDVAINFDATADLNLGLHGQFAGSSIDSDFKKGTNNLADDATFWAIEAMAKAYGVDFRAGYVDLSADDKKVSVVSFEDQGSFIEAGEDLFDTYSFFYGDNHYWFGALGYTFDKFRVGIDYVNGKITKATSNGKVNAYEVVPRVSYAYSKKLKFQAFWSHYQIDEIDGKNDFKNDHFRFEAKYVF is encoded by the coding sequence ATGAAATTAGTTAAAATGAGTTTAGCTGCCGTTGTAGCTACATGTGCTTTATCTACCGTTGCATCTGCAACTCCACTTGAGGAAGCTATAAAAAATGTTGATGTATCTGGTTTTGCAATGTACAGATTTGATAGTGCTCAATCTGATATGAATGGTAAAGATACAAAAGCATACCATAGATTTAAATCTGACTTCAACTTTAAAGCTGCACTAGATGATAACTTCTTTGGTGTAGTAGGCTTTAGATATGATAGTAGAGATGTTTCAGGTGATCATATAACAGGCGGACAAACAAATGTTGGACAACAAGATGTAGGTTTTGATAACTATGGTCAAACTTTCAATGTTAGACAATTCCTATTAGGATACAAAGCCGGTAATACAACTATCCAAGCTGGTCGCCAAGTTCTTGGAACATTCTTTACTGATGATATGGTAGGAACAGGTATTAAAGTACTTAATACAGATATCACAGGTTTAACTCTTGCTGCTATTGCTTTTGATGATTTGCAACTTGATACAAACATAGGAACTAAAGGTCTAGTAGTAAATGGCTCACATACTTACCAAAATAACCTTTATGGCGTAGCTGCTATCGGTTCTTATGATCCAGTTAGCTTCCAACTATGGTATGCTATGCTTGAAAATGTTACTGATCTATACGCTATAGACGTTGCAATAAATTTTGATGCAACTGCTGATTTAAATCTTGGATTGCACGGACAATTCGCTGGCTCAAGCATAGATAGCGATTTCAAAAAAGGCACAAATAATTTAGCTGATGACGCTACTTTCTGGGCTATCGAAGCTATGGCTAAAGCTTATGGTGTAGATTTCAGAGCTGGTTATGTTGATTTATCAGCTGATGATAAAAAAGTTTCTGTTGTGTCTTTTGAAGATCAAGGTTCATTTATAGAGGCTGGTGAAGATCTATTTGATACTTACTCATTCTTTTACGGCGACAACCACTACTGGTTTGGAGCTCTTGGATATACTTTTGATAAATTCAGAGTTGGTATTGATTATGTAAATGGTAAAATTACTAAAGCTACTTCAAACGGTAAAGTTAATGCTTACGAAGTAGTTCCTAGAGTTAGCTATGCATACAGCAAAAAACTTAAATTCCAAGCTTTCTGGTCTCATTACCAAATAGATGAGATAGATGGCAAAAACGATTTCAAAAACGATCACTTCAGATTTGAAGCTAAATACGTATTCTAA